A single window of Zea mays cultivar B73 chromosome 10, Zm-B73-REFERENCE-NAM-5.0, whole genome shotgun sequence DNA harbors:
- the LOC103641278 gene encoding mitogen-activated protein kinase 2 translates to MRMEGAGGGAGGGGAGAGGCLGMGHGGEAQIKGTHTHGGRYVQYNVYGNLLEVSAKYVPPIRPVGRGACGIICAAVNAQTREEVAIKKIGNAFDNQIDAKRTLREIKLLRHMNHENVISIKDIIRPPRRENFNDVYIVYELMDTDLHHLLRSNQQLTDDHCQYFVYQLLRGLKYVHSANVLHRDLRPSNMLLNAKCDLKIGDFGLARTTTETDFMMEYVVTRWYRAPELLLNCSEYTQAIDMWSVGCIFGEMVTREPLFPGKDYVHQLRLITELVGSPDDTSLGFLRSDHARRYVRSLPQHPKQQFRVRFPTMSSGAMDLLERMLVFDPSKRITVDEALCHPYLASLHEVNDEPICPAPFSFDFEQPSLTEEAIKELIWKESLKFNPDPIH, encoded by the exons ATGCGCATGGAGGGGGCCGGAGGAGGCGCAGGCGGAGGCGGCGCCGGCGCTGGAGGGTGCCTGGGTATGGGCCACGGCGGGGAGGCGCAGATCAAGGGCACGCACACGCACGGCGGCCGCTACGTGCAGTACAACGTGtacggaaacctcctggaggtctCCGCCAAGTACGTCCCGCCCATCCGCCCCGTCGGCCGCGGCGCCTGCGGCATCATCTG TGCTGCTGTGAACGCGCAGACTCGCGAGGAGGTCGCCATCAAGAAGATCGGCAACGCGTTTGACAACCAGATCGACGCCAAGCGCACTCTCCGAGAAATCAAGCTGCTTAGGCACATGAATCATGAAAAT GTCATTTCAATAAAGGACATCATACGCCCGCCCAGGAGGGAGAACTTCAACGACGTCTACATCGTCTACGAGCTGATGGACACTGACCTTCACCACCTCCTACGGTCAAACCAGCAACTAACCGACGACCACTGCCAG TACTTCGTGTACCAGCTGCTCCGCGGGCTCAAGTACGTGCACTCGGCGAACGTCCTGCACAGGGACCTGAGGCCGAGCAACATGCTGCTGAACGCCAAGTGCGACCTGAAGATCGGGGACTTCGGGCTGGCGAGGACCACGACGGAGACCGACTTCATGATGGAGTACGTCGTCACGCGGTGGTACAGGGCGCCTGAGCTCCTGCTCAACTGCTCCGAGTACACCCAGGCCATCGACATGTGGTCCGTGGGCTGCATCTTCGGCGAGATGGTCACCAGAGAGCCCCTGTTTCCTGGCAAGGATTATGTCCACCAGCTGAGGCTGATAAccgag CTGGTAGGCTCACCTGACGACACCAGCCTCGGGTTCCTCCGGAGCGACCACGCCCGCAGATACGTGAGGTCCCTGCCTCAGCATCCCAAGCAACAGTTCCGCGTGCGGTTCCCCACCATGTCTAGCGGCGCCATGGACTTGCTTGAGAGGATGCTCGTGTTCGATCCCAGCAAGAGGATTACTG TTGATGAGGCTCTGTGCCACCCATACCTGGCGTCCCTTCACGAGGTAAACGACGAGCCCATCTGTCCGGCGCCTTTCAGCTTCGACTTCGAGCAGCCATCGCTCACCGAAGAAGCTATAAAGGAGCTCATCTGGAAGGAGTCTCTCAAGTTCAACCCTGACCCGATCCACTAA